Genomic segment of Panicum virgatum strain AP13 chromosome 2K, P.virgatum_v5, whole genome shotgun sequence:
CACTGTGAGTGGCCTGCTGCTGAGCCGCTGCCGAACCGCAGCACCATTGATTTTTCTGCGCACGAGTTGTTGTTCAGAGGCTCTTCTGATCTGACCACAGCTCGTAGCTGCATTTGGACTGATGGAAATGGGCTTTGGTTGCAGGAGAGAGGAGCATCTTGCGCTGCGGTACCCTCTGTCCGGCAGACCTGCACGATAGATGACCACGCATGCCTGATTCATGTAGTGTTCATGTACAGATTGAAGCCGTTTCTTTTTCAGGCTTGGATTCGGTTGGCGGTTCCTTGCAAGGATCGAAAGAAGAACAGCAGCTACAGACAGAGCTGCGTCGTGTATATATGCATCCGACAGGATTGAAATTGATTTGCTTCCGGTATATTCAGACATGTTGGTTGTAGGGGTGGGTATCAAGCTGgctcagctcggctcggctcggctcgttagtaGCTTAAGTCAGCTCGGCTCGTTAGTAGCTCACGAGCTGGAGGGGCCCCGCATGAGGCATGAGCTCGCGCTGCCGGGGCCCGGGGTCCAATGCCCATGGTGAAGCACAAATTTTAGCAAAATTCAGAATATACAACAACCAAAAGAATGAAATTCCCAGTCCGAGAAGAGATGGATCTTGTGCATGTTCACACCACACGAGCTGAATCTGACAAAAAAAGAATCTTCCGTTGGATCTTGCGAGTGAAACAAGAACAAAGATTGAGCAGATTCAGATGCATCAATCAAGCAGTACACGGATTCAATCAACACATGTTTTGTGTTtcgagagacagagagagggaAAAAATATACTACTGAATTGCTGTCTCGTTACCGATCTCGCCGTGTATCTCTCGTGTATGGCATTTGTTGGGCTGGTGCTTTCGCACGTGCTTGTTAGTAGGACCATTCGGATGGTGGTCTACTTATTTAATTACTGACCGTTTTTAATTAATCTCACACAGTTCGTCAGGAATGACGCCGAACCTGACAAGAGGTTGTCACTGGCTGCTATGAACCCGACCTGCCCATTGACTCATCAGTTTTAAAAAGTGGACGCATTGGCCTTTGCCGCCACCGCACAGTTGCTATGCGTGCCGCCCAAACAAGTAGGACTAGCTGCGACTGCGAGTCCACGACACGATATGGCACGTAGGCACAGACCCAACAATTGGCTTCCTGCGCTACCTATCTACATACATATCACACTGTGAGCTAGTTCCTCGCATCCTCGTCTCCTCGATCTGCCTCTGCCTGCGTGCACCACCTCGACCGCCTCTCTGCGGCTGCAAGCAGCCCATGGCCATGGAGAAGGCTGcttccttcctctcctccctcgtcggcggcgccggagggtCGCCGGAGCCGGCGGCCACGGTGCGGTCCATCACCGTATACCCCCTCAAGTCCTGCAGGGGCATCTCCGTGCCCCAGGCCACCGTCACCTCTACTGCGCATCAATACATTAAGAAGAAAAGGGGGTAAAGAGCCCCAAAACACCTTGCCCGTTCGAGATGGCCATGGTCTCCTCCGGCCTCCATTGCCACTAGCTGATCTGGTACGGTCACGGACACTGATCCTGGCGCGCGCAGGCTTCAGGTGGGATCGGCAGTGGATGGTGGTGAACACCAAAGGCCGGGCAGTGACGCAGAGGGTGGAGCCCAGCCTCGCGCTCGTCGAGGCCGACATGCCGCCGGAGGCCTTCGCCGCCGAGGAGGACTGGCAGCCGGCGCCAGGCTCCCACATGGGTATTCTCCGATCCTTGTTCAGTTTCCTTTTCAGGGGCCGCTTTTATGTGCATTCGAACCACTTCATTTTGCAGTTATCAGAGCGCCAGGAATGGACCCTCTGAAGATCCCTCTTGCTGCCGCCgagccaggggcggagccaggaagccATTTTTTTCATTGAGGGGGGGGCCAACCAtacaaatttaatcaaaatttaatcaaaattaaaatttccCTCTTGCTGCCGCCgagccaggggcggagccaggaagccATTTTTTTCATTGTAGGGGGGCCAACCAtacaaatttaatcaaaatttaatcaaaattaaaatttccAATGAAAATTTGGGGACCATAGGGGCGCCAggcccctgccccccccccgTCTCCGCCCCTGCGCCGAGCACGCCACGATCGACGGTGTCGGTGTATGGGATTGGTCCGGCTCCGCGCACGACGAAGGAACTGAGGCGGCCGAGTGGTTCTCCGCCTACCTAGGAAAGCCCAGCCGGCTGGTGCGCTTCAAAGAAGGTTCAGTCAGTCAATTCAGAAAGATCTGGTGCTTACACGGCCCGTCATTTCTGTCTCTGCTACTTATACAGAGAATGCTTGTCTTGCTGAATTTGTTACAGGTTCGGAAACTAGACCGACCGATCCCGACTATGCTCAAGGTTACAAGGTCATGTTCGCTGATGCCTTCCCGATTCTGATAGCCTCCCAGGTAGTGTTCAGATTCTTCAGAGGTTTGCCGGACAAATTATTTCTGCAAACGTTGCTGCAATAGTTCAATACTGGGTAAAGTCTAAATTACAACCTTATACTTGTCATGGTAGTCTAAATTACAACCTAAAACCACAAAACCAGGCAAAACACACCATGTACTCTTAAATCCGTCTAAAACACAACCTTGGGTGGTTTTGTGGCCGGTTTTCGCTGACGTGGCACCGTGGGGTGCTAGAAAACTAGCACGCACActtcccgaaaaaagaatctcacatgcatgaagcactaaatgaagtctatttgcaaaacctttttagggatgggtgtaacttttcgcgacgaatctaatgacggtaattaatcgatgatttgctacagtgatgctacagtaaccatcctctaatcacgcagtCAAAGGCCTCGTTAGATGCCTCGCACAGTATTAAACGAGATTCTTAAGAATCTGTACTGTGGTTGTTACtgtaacagtgatgctacagtaaccaacgaGATTCATCTGTACCGGCTCGTTtaatacagtgatgctacagtaccatcctctaatcgatGATTCATCTGTACCGGCTCCTTAAGAATACTGTGGTACTAACCTATCCTTAAGAATACACTGTATTAAGAATCTCGTTTAATACTGTGGTTGTTGCAGGGATCGTTGGATGCGCTAAACGAGATTCTTAAGGAGCCGGTACAGATGAATCGCTTCAGAGCAAAGTGAGCAGAAAAATCGCGTGCTAGTTTGTACTTTCTGAATTTCTTGCTTGGGTCATCTGCTGTGATTGATGACTACTAGTAAGGTTGCTTAGTGCAGTACTAACCTATCCTTGTCAAATTATAGCTGCTGTGCCTGTGCTCGCTTTCTTATGAAGCTAGCTGATATCTTTTGACAGTATTATAGTGGATGGATGCCATCCATACTCAGAGGATCTGTGGAAAACAGTGAAGACCAACTGGCTAACATTCATATGTGTCAGGTTACGCGACTGCTGCCAGGTAAAGATACTGATCAGTGatactgttattatttactcCCCTGGAGTCTTTAGCATTCCTATCTGATCCATTTTTAACACTATAAATCCGTAAGTGATAAAGCATGTAGAGTGTTGCTTCTCATTTTGCTTCACGCGCTCCTGGTATGTGGCACTTAGCTTAATCATACTAGTACCATAATGGATGTAGCTCAAGACGTTAACCCGATATTCCTGTTGTTATGAATGTCGAACAGTGTATTTTTTTTAGACAAAAGGTTTCCCCGGCTTTATTACCAGAACAAAGCGTACAAAAGAGTTCAAGAGTGCTAGGACAGCGTACAGGGCGCACCCGCACAACTAGAAGGCTCAAAATCCGGGCCACTCATGACAGCAGCCGGCAAAGGAACGAACGACAGGACATCTACTTGCGGAAGCAAGGGCTCACCCCCTCCCTGATCCGCAGCGCTGGAGACCTGCTGGGACAGAGTAGACGGGACACTCCCAAACTTGATCCCTCCATAGCGCCCATGATCCTCGGCACTCTTGCTCCCAGCAGCTCTAGCTTCCCAATATAGTCCTCCATCACTGTACGCTTGTCGTCCTTGAGCAGTATCTTCCATCCCTCCAACATCCTTGCCACCGA
This window contains:
- the LOC120695483 gene encoding mitochondrial amidoxime reducing component 2-like, which produces FGDHRGARPLPPPRLRPCAEHATIDGVGVWDWSGSAHDEGTEAAEWFSAYLGKPSRLVRFKEGSETRPTDPDYAQGYKVMFADAFPILIASQGSLDALNEILKEPVQMNRFRANIIVDGCHPYSEDLWKTVKTNWLTFICVRLRDCCQVKILISDTVIIYSPGVFSIPI